Sequence from the Saccharopolyspora pogona genome:
CCGTTCGCACGGCGGAGCGCAGTTCGCTCAGCCCGGTCCAGTGCGTCGCGGTCTCCAGCGTCTCCACGCACACGCCGCGATCCAGCAGCGCGTCGCGCTGCCGCGGCCCCGAGAACCGATGTGATCGCCAGGCCTCGCCGACCGGCCGTCCGAGCCGCGTCGAGCGGATTCCCCGCAATGCGTTCAAAGTCGCCGATCGGCGCAGCTTGAGCTCGGCGCGCGACGCCGCATCCCAGCCGAGCACCAACAGGCACGGCTGCCGGATTCCCTTGCCGCGCAAATAAGTCTTCAAAGCTCCGGCCTTGAGCGCACCGGAGAGTTCGAGCTGCACCGCGGTCTCGTCCACATCGGAGAACCTGGTGACGTCCGCCAGCACGCGCCCCTGCGCGAGCGCTCGCACCGCATCGACCCCGGACTGCCAGCCGTCCAGCACCAGGGCCTCGTACCGGCTGCGGACCGGCGCGGGCCGGACGCGCACCGCCACCTCGGTGATCACGCCGAGCGTCCCCTCGCTGCCGACCGCGAGCTGCCGCAGGTCGGGACCGGCCGCCGAGGCCGGCGCGACCCCGAGCCGCCACTCGCCGCCCGGAGTCGCGAGCCGCACGCCCTCGACCATGTCCTCGAAGCGCCCGTAACCGGCAGAGGCCTGCCCTGCCGACCGGGTCGCCGCGAAGCCGCCGATGGTGGCTCGCTCGAAGGACTGCGGGAAGTGGCCGAGCGTGAAACCGTGTGCGGCCAGTAGGGATTCGGCTTCCGCCGCGCGCATCCCGGCCTGCAGCACGGCGATCCGCGAGCCGGGGTCGAGCGAGACCAGCCGATCGAGCCGGGCCAGGTCCAGCGCGACGACTGCGACCTTGTCGCCGCGCAGCGCGTCGACGCCGCCGACCACCGAGGTGCCGCCGCCGAACGGGACGACGGCGATGTCGTGCCGGACGCAGATCTCCAGGATTCCTTGCACCAGCTCAGGATCCGTGGGCAGCAGCACCGCGTCGGGCACCGCGAACTCGGTGCCGCCGCGGCGGCGTATCAGGTCGGAGTACGACAGGCCACCGGCCCGGCCGAGGCGCGATGCGGGGTCGGTCAGCACCTGCTGCTCGCCGATCAGCGCGGAGAGCTCGGCGCACGCCGCTTCCGGCAGGGCGCTCCCGGCGACCTCCACCAGCGATGCGGGGAGCGCGGGCGTCGTCATCTCGGCCAGCCCGGTTCGCTGCCGCAACTAGCGCAGCGAACGTGCCGACAGCGGCGCGGCCGACGCACCTGATGGGGTCCAGCTGCCGCGGAGGGTGTGTTCGATCAGGCCGTTCACCAGTACAGTGTTACACATGACGTCGCAATGTCACAGCACCGCGGCGGGGCCGACCCCGGCAGCGGACCGACCGACCCGCCCGGCGGCGAACCGGGTCGGCGACGCCGAACTGCTGCGGGCCGCCCGGGAATGCGTGCTCGCCAACGGCGTCCGGCGCACCACCCTGACCGAGATCGCGCGCCGCGCAGGGGTCAGCCGGATGACGCTGTACCGGCGCTTCCCCGACGTAAACAGCCTCGTCACCGCGCTGATGACGATGGAGTTCGGCGAAATCCTGCAGCTGGCCAGCATCGGGGACGCGACCGGAAGCGGCCGGCAGCGCCTGGTCGCCGCGACGGTCCACGGCGTTCGCCTGCTGCAATCGGCGCCGCTGCTGCAGCGGGTCCTGGAGACCGATGCCGAGCTCCTGCTGCCCTACCTGGTCGAACGACTCGGCAGCACGCAGCTCGCCGCCGAGGGATTCATCCGCGAATACCTCGTGCGGGGTCACGAGGACGGGTCGATCCGACGCGCCGACCCTGCCGTGCAGGCCCGTGTCCTGCTGTTGCTGGTGCAGTCGTTCGTAGTCTCCGCCGGCCCTGCCACCAGCGGCATCGACCCGACGGCCCTGACCGACGAGCTCACGTACCTCCTCGACGGCGCCCTGGGCCCGCAGCCCGCCGATCCCCGACCGAACCGGTTTTCGACCGTTTCAATTGAAACTGCGGGAAACCGTTGACCGTGCGCAGTTTCAGTTGAAACTGCGGTCCCCGGTACCCCACCGATCCGCCCGGAGGTCCGATGATCACCACCCCGCTGCCAGCCGGTTCGCTGCGCGCCACCTCGCTGAACGCCGCGCGCCGCACCGCCGACCTGTCCGCAGTGGCCGAAGACCAGGTGGACGTGCTGGTGGTCGGCGGCGGCGTCACCGGCGCCGGGGCCGCCCTGGACGCGGCCGCCCGCGGGCTCTCCGTCGCGCTCGTGGAGGCCGAGGACCTCGCCTGGGGAACATCCCGCTGGTCCAGCAAGCTCGTGCACGGCGGCCTCCGCTATCTCGCCCACGGCGACGTCGCCACGGCCCGCGAAAGCGCCGTCGAACGCAACGTGCTGATGACGCGCACCGCTCCGCACCTGGTGCGCACGCTGCCGCAGCTCATCCCGCTGCACGGCAGCGTGTCGCGCCGCTCCGAGCTGGTGCTCGCCGCCTGGCTCCACGCCGGCGACGCGCTGCGCCGCACGGCTCGCACCCCGTCGAGCGTGCTCCCGCCTCCCCGGCGGATTCCCGCCGCGGAAGCGCTCGCCCTCGTGCCGGGCGTGCGCGCCGCCGACCTGCGCGGTGGCCTGCTCGGCTTCGACGGTCAGCTCGTCGACGACGCGCGCCTGGTCGTCGCGCTGGCGCGCACCGCGGCCGGTTTCGGCGCGCGCATCCTCACCCACGTTCGCGCGCGCCGGATCGACGGCGGCGGGGCCGACGTGGTGGACCAGCGCACCGGCGAGTCGCTGCGGATCAGGGCCCATTCGGTGGTCAACGCGGCCGGGGTGTGGGCCGGGGAGCTCTCGCCGGACGTCCAGCTACGGCCGTCTCGCGGGTCGCACCTGCTGGTCGACGCGGATGCCGCCGGGATCGCCGGGACCTCGCTGGTCGTCCCGATGCCGGGCGAGTCTGGCCGGTTCGTCCTGTTGCTGCCGCAGCCCGACGGCCGCGCCCTGCTCGGGCTGACCGACGAGCCGGTGCCAGGGCCGATCCCGTCCGTGCCCGAGGTACCAGAGTCCGATGTGGACTTCCTGCTCGCGGCGGTGCGCGATGCGCTGGAGCAGCCGTTGGAGCGCAAGCACGTGCTCGGTTCGTTCGCGGGGCTGCGTCCGCTGCTGGAGCAGCGGGGCCGCAAGGAGGCGGCCGACCTGTCGCGCAAGCATGCGGTGCTGACCTCGCGGGAGGGCGTGGTGACCGTGGTGGGCGGGAAGCTCACCACCTACCGGAAGATGGGCGCCGACGCCGTCGACGCGGCGGTCCGCGCCGGCGGGCTGTCCGCCGGGCCGTCGCGCACCGCGGTTGTGGCACTGGTCGGTGCCGCGCCGCGCCGCCACCTGACGAACGTCGAAGCGGCCGCACCGCTGGTCGCGAAGTACGGCACCGAGGCGGCGCGCGTCGCGGCGCTGGCCGAGTTCGACCCGGGCCTCGCGGAACCGGTCTCGCCGGGCCTGCGGCTCACGGCCGCCGAGGTGCTGTGGGCGGTCCGCCACGAAGGAGCCCTCGACGCGGCGGATGTCCTCGACCGGCGCAGCCGGATCGGCCTGAACCCCGCGGAACGCGCATCGGCCCTCCCCGTGGTCGAAGAACTCGTCGAACGCGCACTGCCCGGAGTTTCCGACTGAGCGAACGCAGGCCGTGAGCCTTTTGGGCTATAGGGGCTGTTTGGGAAGTGGTCGTCCGGGGTGTGGCAGGGCAGGCTTCTGTCTTTGAAGCGGCGCCAGCCGCTTGGCCCATGCACGCAGCTTGCACCGCCGCGGGTTCTCAGATGTCGTCTGACGAGGCCAGTCCCCAACGTGGTGAATTGGCGTCGGGGATCCCGCAGACCAGGCGGCGTCTGAGATTCCGCTACCCGG
This genomic interval carries:
- a CDS encoding FAD-binding oxidoreductase, whose translation is MTTPALPASLVEVAGSALPEAACAELSALIGEQQVLTDPASRLGRAGGLSYSDLIRRRGGTEFAVPDAVLLPTDPELVQGILEICVRHDIAVVPFGGGTSVVGGVDALRGDKVAVVALDLARLDRLVSLDPGSRIAVLQAGMRAAEAESLLAAHGFTLGHFPQSFERATIGGFAATRSAGQASAGYGRFEDMVEGVRLATPGGEWRLGVAPASAAGPDLRQLAVGSEGTLGVITEVAVRVRPAPVRSRYEALVLDGWQSGVDAVRALAQGRVLADVTRFSDVDETAVQLELSGALKAGALKTYLRGKGIRQPCLLVLGWDAASRAELKLRRSATLNALRGIRSTRLGRPVGEAWRSHRFSGPRQRDALLDRGVCVETLETATHWTGLSELRSAVRTALMRSLKAGGKSPIVMCHISHAYETGASLYFTVLAPRNADPIGQWQRAKEAASDAIAGRGTITHHHAVGADHLPWLGAEIGDIGGEVLAAAKKAVDPTGILNPGKLIRPAR
- a CDS encoding TetR/AcrR family transcriptional regulator — translated: MTSQCHSTAAGPTPAADRPTRPAANRVGDAELLRAARECVLANGVRRTTLTEIARRAGVSRMTLYRRFPDVNSLVTALMTMEFGEILQLASIGDATGSGRQRLVAATVHGVRLLQSAPLLQRVLETDAELLLPYLVERLGSTQLAAEGFIREYLVRGHEDGSIRRADPAVQARVLLLLVQSFVVSAGPATSGIDPTALTDELTYLLDGALGPQPADPRPNRFSTVSIETAGNR
- a CDS encoding glycerol-3-phosphate dehydrogenase/oxidase yields the protein MITTPLPAGSLRATSLNAARRTADLSAVAEDQVDVLVVGGGVTGAGAALDAAARGLSVALVEAEDLAWGTSRWSSKLVHGGLRYLAHGDVATARESAVERNVLMTRTAPHLVRTLPQLIPLHGSVSRRSELVLAAWLHAGDALRRTARTPSSVLPPPRRIPAAEALALVPGVRAADLRGGLLGFDGQLVDDARLVVALARTAAGFGARILTHVRARRIDGGGADVVDQRTGESLRIRAHSVVNAAGVWAGELSPDVQLRPSRGSHLLVDADAAGIAGTSLVVPMPGESGRFVLLLPQPDGRALLGLTDEPVPGPIPSVPEVPESDVDFLLAAVRDALEQPLERKHVLGSFAGLRPLLEQRGRKEAADLSRKHAVLTSREGVVTVVGGKLTTYRKMGADAVDAAVRAGGLSAGPSRTAVVALVGAAPRRHLTNVEAAAPLVAKYGTEAARVAALAEFDPGLAEPVSPGLRLTAAEVLWAVRHEGALDAADVLDRRSRIGLNPAERASALPVVEELVERALPGVSD